CGGCGCCGACAAGGTGCCGTTCCTCCTGGCGCCGTTCGTCACGGTGCTGCTGGCGCTTTCGGCGTGGGCGGTGATCCCGCTCGACCAGGGCTGGGTGATGGCCGATATCAATGTCGGCATCCTCTATATCCTGGCGATCTCCTCGCTCGGCGTTTACGGCGTCATCATGGGCGGCTGGGCGTCGAACTCGAAATACGCCTTCCTGGGCGCGCTCCGCTCGGCGGCGCAGATGGTTTCCTACGAAGTCTCGATCGGCTTCGTGATCGTGACCGTGCTGCTCTGCGTGGGCTCGCTCAACCTCAGCGACATCGTGATCGCGCAGCGCGAAATGGGCCTGGCCCATATGCTCGGCGTGCCGTGGCTCAGCTTCCTAAACTGGTTCTGGCTGCCGCTCTTCCCGATGTTCATTATCTTCTTCATCTCGGCCCTCGCCGAGACGAACCGCCCGCCGTTCGACCTGCCGGAAGGCGAGTCCGAGCTCGTGGCCGGCTTCATGGTCGAGTATTCGTCCACGCCCTACGTGATGTTCATGCTGGGCGAGTATGTCTCGATCATCCTGATGTGCGCCATGACCACGATCCTTTTCCTCGGAGGCTGGTCTTCGCCCATCGAGCTGCCGCCGTTCACCTGGATCCCGGGCGTCGTCTGGTTCGTCATCAAGCTCTGCCTCGTGTTCTTCATGTTCGCGATGGTGAAGGCCTTCGTGCCCCGCTACCGCTATGACCAACTCATGCGGCTCGGCTGGAAGGTGTTCCTGCCCATTTCCCTGGCGGCCGTCGTTATCGTCGCCTTCGTTCTCCAGCTCACCGGCTGGGGCTGGCATGGAGGAGTGGCCTGATATGCGCCAGTTCCTGAATTCGCTGCTGCTCAAGGAGTTCGTATCGGCTTTCGCCTTGTCGATGCGCTACTTCTTCAGCCCGAAGCCCACCATCAACTATCCCTTCGAGAAGGGGCACGTGAGCCCGCGTTTCCGCGGTGAGCACGCGCTGCGCCGCTACCCCAACGGGGAAGAGCGCTGCATCGCCTGCAAACTGTGCGAAGCGATCTGCCCGGCCCAGGCCATCACCATCGAAGCCGGCCCGCGCCAGAACGACGGCACCCGCCGCACGGTGCGCTACGACATCGACATGGTGAAGTGCATCTATTGCGGCTTCTGCCAGGAAGCCTGCCCGGTGGATGCGATCGTGGAAGGCCCGAACTTCGAGTTCGCGACCGAAACCCGCGAAGAGCTCTATTTCAGCAAGGAAAAGCTCCTTGCCAACGGCGACCGGTGGGAGCGCGAAATCGCGCGCAATCTCTCGCTCGACGCGCCCTACAGGTAAGGACAGGACCATAATATGACCCTGCCGCTTTTCTTCTTCTACGTGTTCTCGATCATCGCGGTCGCAAGCGCTGCGATGGTGATCTTCTCGCGCAACCCCGTTCACTCGGTGCTGTTCCTCATCCTCACCTTCGTCAATGCGGCAGGCATCTTCATGCTGGCCGGCGCCGAGTTCCTGGCGCTGATCCTGGTGGTGGTCTATGTGGGCGCCGTGGCGGTGCTGTTCCTCTTCGTCGTGATGATGCTCGACGTCGATTTCGCCGAGATGCGGCAGGGCATCCTGCAATACGCACCGATTGCCGCCGTCGTCGGCATCATCTTCCTGCTCGAGCTGCTGCTGCTCGCCGGCACCTTCTTCATCTCTCCGGATGTGATGGGGCAGGCGGTCGTGCCGATCGATGCCACGATCGACAATACCCGCGCGCTCGGCCAGGTGATCTACACGCGTTACGTCTTCCTCTTCCAGGCGGCGGGTGCCGTGCTGCTGGTCGCCATGATCGGCGCCATCGTGCTGACCCTGCGCCACCGCACCAGCGCCAAGCGGCAGGACATCGCCAAGCAGGTCGCGCGCGGCAAGGACTCCATCAAGGTCGTCAGCGTCAAATCAGGACAGGGACTTTAGAGGGCTAGAAAATGGCTGCTGCAATCGGGCTCGGTCACTTCCTGACCGTCGGAGCCATCCTGTTCACGCTGGGTGTCTTCGGGATTTTTCTCAACCGCAAGAACGTCATCATCATCCTGATGTCGATCGAACTGATCCTTCTGGCGGTCAACATCAACTTCGTCGCCTTCTCGTCCCATCTGGGCGATCTGGCGGGCCAGGTCTTCGCGCTGCTGATCCTCACCGTGGCTGCGGCCGAGGCGGCGATCGGCCTGGCGATCCTGGTGATCTTCTTCCGTAACCGCGGCTCCATCGCGGTCGACGATATCAATGTGATGAAGGGCTGACCTTGCGATGATCCAGGCCATCGTCTTTCTACCGCTGATCGGCGCGCTGATCGCGGGTCTTCTCGGCCGGGTGATCGGACACAGGACGTCCGAGTACATCACCACGGGCCTGCTCATCATCGCGGCCTTGCTGTCGTGGGCGGTCTTCATTCCCTACGCCTTCGGTGGCGGTGCGGAAGCGGAAGCCGGTCATGCGGCGGCGACCAAGGTCGAAGTTCTGCGCTGGATCCAGTCCGGCGCGCTCGATCTGCGCTGGGTGCTGCGCGTCGACACGCTGACGGCGATCATGCTCGTGGTCGTGACCACGGTTTCGAGCCTCGTCCACGTCTATTCCATCGGCTACATGGCCGACGATCCGCATCGCTCGCGCTTCTTCGCCTATCTTTCGTTCTTCACCTTCGCCATGCTCATGCTGGTGACGGCCGACAACTTCGCGCAGATGTTCTTCGGCTGGGAAGGCGTGGGCGTGGCCTCGTACCTGCTCATCGGCTTCTGGTACACGCGCCCCTCGGCCAATGCCGCCGCCATGAAGGCGTTCGTCGTCAACCGCGTCGGCGATTTCGGCTTCCTGCTCGGTATCTTCGCCGCCTTCGCGGTCATCGGCTCGCTCGATTTCGATACGGTTTTCCACTCGCTCGACAGCGTCAAGGATGCGCAGTTCCACTTCCTGTCGTGGGACTTCCACGCCATGACCGTGGTCTGCCTGCTGCTGTTCGTCGGCGCCATGGGCAAGTCGGCGCAGTTCATGCTCCACACCTGGTTGCCGGACGCCATGGAAGGCCCGACGCCGGTGTCCGCGCTCATCCATGCCGCCACGATGGTGACGGCCGGCGTGTTCATGGTTGCGCGCCTCTCGCCGCTCTTCGAGCTCTCCTCGGTCGCCATGACCGTGGTGCTCGTCATCGGCGCCATCACCGCCTTCTTCGCGGCGACGGTGGGTCTGGTGCAGAACGACATCAAGCGCGTCATCGCCTACTCGACCTGTTCGCAGCTCGGCTACATGTTCGTGGCGCTTGGGGCAGGGGCTTACTCGGCGGGCATGTTCCACCTCTTCACGCACGCCTTCTTCAAGGCCCTGCTGTTCCTGGGCGCCGGCTCGGTCATCCATGCGATGCACCATGAGCAGGATATGCGGAACATGGGCGGCCTCGCCAAGAAGATCCCCATCACCTACTGGATGATGATCATCGGCACGCTGGCGCTCACGGGCGTCGGCATTCCGGGTACGCCGCTCGGCTTTGCCGGCTTCTTCTCCAAGGACTCGATCATCGAAGCCGCCTATGGCGTCGGTGGTTCGGTCGGCACGCTGGCCTTCTGGCTGCTGGTGGTGGCGGCGATGTTCACGAGCTTCTATTCGTGGCGCCTCATCCATCTCACCTTTCACGGCAAGCCGCGCCATGATGCGCCGGCTGCTCACGATGCCGAGCCGGATGCCCATGCGGACGATCACGGGCATGGTCATGGCAGCGCCTATGACAATGCGCATGAGAGCCCCAACGTGATGCTGATCCCGCTCTATATCCTGGCGGCGGGTGCGGTGCTGGCGGGCGTGGTGTTCTACGACATGTTCTTCGGGCACGTCGAACACATCACCCACTTCTTCCAGGGCTCGATCGCGGTCAACGAGCATGCGCTCGAGGCGGCCCATGAAAGTCCGCTCTGGGTCAAGTGGTCGGCGACCGTGGCCATGGTCATCGGCTTCCTCGCTGCCTGGCAGATGTATATCCGCGATACCGCCATTCCGAAGAACCTGGCCAAGGCCAATCCGGGCCTCTACCAGTTTCTCTTGAACAAGTGGTATTTCGACGAACTCTACAACGCCATCTTCGTGCGCCCCGCCTTCTGGCTCGGCAATGCACTCTGGCGCGGCTTCGATGACTGGCTGGTCGACAAGACCATCGTCGAGGGCCTTGGCAACCGGGTCAAGGACGTGACGGCGCGCGTCGTCAAGCTGCAGTCCGGCTATCTCTATCACTATGCCTTCGCAATGCTCATCGGGGTCGCCGCGCTGCTGACCTGGGCCATCGCGAGTGGGGGGCTCCTCGGATGACGTTCGACAACTCCATCCTGACCATCGTCACTTTCCTGCCGCTGGTCGGGACGCTGCTGCTGCTCTTCTTTCCGGGGCGCGACGAGGCGGCTGCCAACGTTCAACGTTGGGTGGCGCTCATCACCACGCTCGTGACCTTCGTCCTGACCTTGATGGTCTGGGCGCGGTTCGATCCGAGCAATTCCGGCTTCCAGATGGTCATCAACGTCCCCTGGATCGGCGACAGCATCGGCTATCGCATGGGCGTGGATGGCATCTCGGTGCTGTTCATCCCGCTGACGGGCCTGTTGATGCCGATGTGCATCCTGGCGAGCTGGAACTCGGTGCATTCGCGCGTCCGCGAATACCTGATCGTCTTCCTCGTGCTCGAAACGCTGATGCTCGGCGTCTTCGCCACGCTCGACGGCGCCATGTTCTATGTCTTCTTCGAAGGCACGCTGCTCCCGATGTTCCTGATCATCGGCATCTGGGGCGGGGCTCGTCGCATCCAGGCGGCTTACAAGTTCTTCTTCTATACGTTCGTCGGCTCGGTGCTGATGCTGCTGGCCATCATGGCCATCTACTGGCAGGCCGGCACGCTCGACATCTCCAAGCTGCTGACCTTCAAGTTCGACAAGGGCGTGCAGGTCTGGCTGTGGATCGCCTTCTTCGCGTCGTTCGCGGTCAAGATGCCGATGTGGCCATTCCACCGGTGGTTGCCCGAAGCGCACGTAGAGGCGCCGACGGCCGGCTCGGTGATCCTGGCCGCGATCCTGCTCAAGCTTGGCGGCTACGGCTTCCTGCGCTTCTCGCTGCCGATGTTCCCCGATGCTTCGGCCCAATTCGCGAACTTCGTCTTCGTGCTCTCGATCGCGGCCATCATCCTAACTTCGCTCGTGGCGCTCGTGCAGACCGACATGAAGAAGCTGATCGCTTATTCGTCCGTCGCGCATATGGGCTTCGTGACGATGGGTATCTTCGCCGGCAACGTCTATGGCGTGCAGGGCGCGCTCTTCCAGATGATCTCGCACGGCATCGTCTCGGGCGCGCTCTTCTTTGGCGTGGGCGTCATCTATGACCGCATGCATACCCGCGAGATTTCCGCCTATGGCGGGCTCGTCGAGCGCATGCCGCGCTACGCGCTGGTGTTCATGATCTTCACCATGGCCAATGTCGGCCTGCCGGGTACATCCGGGTTCATCGGTGAATTCCTCACCATGTTCGGTACGTTCCAGGTCAATACCTGGGTTACGACCCTGGCCGCCACCGGCGTCATCCTCTCGGCGGCCTATGCGCTCTATCTCTATCGCCGGATTATCTTTGGTGCGCTCACCAAGGAATCGCTGATGGGCATCATGGATCTGGACTGGAAGGAAGCGGCGATCCTCATTCCGCTCGCCGTCCTCACCATCTTCTACGGCATCTATCCGGCGCCGATCCTGGATGCGACGCGTAGCGCGGTCGATCTGCTTGTCACGAACTATTCCGCCGCGGTCGGGGCCGTTCCCGCCGTAGTGGCGCACTAGGGGCTTTTCGATGAACTCCGATATCACGAGCTTCGCCTCACTCGCTCCGGCCTACCCGGAAATCCTGGTGGTGGTCGGCGCCCTGGTGCTGCTGCTCATCGGCGTCTTCTCCAGGAAGCCGAATACGGTGGCGCTCTCCTGGCTCGCCATCCTCGTGCTGGTGATCGCGATGGGCCTCGTCATCTGGCAGCCCGCCGGCGGCATAATGTTCTCGGGCACCTTCGTGCTCGATGGCTTCGCGCGCTTCATGAAGGTGCTGGTGCTGGGCGGGTCGGCCTTCGCGCTCATCCTCTCGTTCTCGACGCAGCGCGAGAACGGGCTCGACAAGTTCGAGTATCCGGTGCTCGTCATGCTGGCTACCGCCGGCATGATGATGATGGTTTCGGCCAACGACCTGATGAGCCTCTATGTCGGCCTCGAACTGCAGAGCCTGGCGCTTTATGTCGTCGCCGCCATCAAACGCGACAGCGAGAAGGCGACCGAGGCCGGCCTCAAGTATTTCGTCCTCGGCGCGCTCTCCTCGGGCATGCTGCTCTATGGCGCCTCGTTGATCTACGGCTTTACCGGCCACACCCAGCTCGACCTCATCACGGCGGAAATCGCCGGGGGCGGGCGCAATATCGGCGTGATCTTCGGCGTGACGTTCCTGCTGGCGGGCCTCGCCTTCAAGATTTCGGCCGTGCCGTTCCACATGTGGACGCCCGACGTCTATGAAGGCGCGCCTACGCCGGTGACCGCGTTCTTTGCCTCGGCGCCCAAGGTCGCGGCCATGGCGCTGCTCATTCGTCTGGTGATCGAAAGCTTCGCGCCGATCTCTCATGACTGGCAGCAGATCGTGATCTTCCTCTCCATCGCCTCGATGGTGCTGGCGGCATTCGCGGCTATCGGCCAGCGCAACATGAAGCGCCTTATCGCCTATTCCTCGATCGGCCATGTCGGCTTCGCGCTGGTCGGCCTGTCGTCGGGTACACAGGTGGGCGTGGAAGGCGTCGCCATCTACATGGCGATCTATGTCATCATGACCGTCTGCCTCTTCGCCGCGATCCTGTCGATCCGCGCCGACGGGCAGTCGGTGGAGGACATTTCCGATTACGCCGGGCTGGCCCAGAAGCGGCCGTTCGTCGCGGCCATCATGGCGATCCTGATGTTCTCGCTCATCGGACTGCCGCCGCTGGCGGGGTTCTTCGCCAAGTGGCACGTGTTCCTGGCGGCGATCGAGGCCAAGCTCTTCGTGCTGGCCGTGATCGGCGTGCTTGCCTCGGCGATCAGCGCCTTCTATTACCTGCGCGTGATCAAGACCATGTATTTCGACGAACCGGTCCGCCAGTTCGACAGCGTTCCCAATGAGTTGACTGCCGTGATGGCGGTGACGGGCTTCTTCATCGTCACCTACTATCTCACCCTGGGTTCGCCGTTGGCGTCGTGGGCGCACGTGGCGTCGGGAAGCCTGTTCTAAGGTGTCCCGGCCGTTCAGTCTCGGTGCAAGAGCCAGCCTCGCAGGTTACCGCCTGCGGGGTTTTGACACTGTAGGCTCCACCAATACCGAGGCGATGAAGGCTGCTCAATCGGGCGATGGCGGCCCCATCTGGTTCGCCGCTTTGCAGCAGACCGCCGGCCGCGGCCGGCGCGGGCGTCCGTGGTCCTCGCCGCATGGAAACCTGGCGGCCAGCCTCTTGATCGTGCCCGATGCCGACCCCAATTTGATAGCGACGCTGGGCTTCGTGGCCGGCGTGGCACTCAACCGGGCGCTCGCGACGGTGCTCCCCAAGGGGAAGTTCAAGACCGGGCTCGATGGGGCCGATGGCGACGAGGACGGCAAGCGGGCCCGCATCGCGCTCAAATGGCCTAACGACGTGCTCGCCGATGGCGCCAAGCTCTCCGGCATACTGCTCGAGGCGCAGCCGCTTCCCGATGGTCGTACCGCGATCGTGATGGGGTGCGGCGTCAACGTCGTTGCGGCGCCCGAGGGAACCCCTTATCCCGCAACGAGCCTTCGCGACCTGGGCGCCGATGTGGATGCGCAGGCCGTGTTCGAGGCGCTGACGCAGGCCTGGGTCGATACTTATACGCTCTGGGACCAGGGCAGGGGCATTGCAGAAGTCCTGCGCCTGTGGCGCGAATTCGCGGCCGGAATCGGCGCGCCGGTGGCGGTAAACCGCCACGGCGACATCGTTCGCGGAATCTTCGAGACCATTGACGACGCCGGCAGGCTTGTCGTGCGCGCGGATGACGATACGCGCATCACGATAACCGCCGGTGACGTGCATTTCGGCACGACGGCAAGCGCCGCGCCGTAACGGAATTGACATTGAAAGTAGATGGCGGGGGAGCGGAACAGCCGCATTCTCCCCGTCCAAGTTTGGATTGGATAGAAAATGAAGAAGCCTTTGACCGATGAACTTGTCTTCGTCCCCCTGGGGGGCGTCGGCGAAATCGGCATGAATATGGGGGCCTATGGTTTCGGCCCCGCCAACCGCCGCAAGTGGATCGTGGTCGATTGCGGCGTGAGCTTCGGTGGCCCGGACCTGCCGGGTATCGAACTCATCATGGCCAACCCGGAATTTCTGGAAGAGAACGCCGACGATGTGCTGGCGCTTATCCTGACCCATAGCCATGAAGATCATTACGGCGCCGTGCTCGACCTTTGGCCGGGTTTCGAGAAGCCGGTCTACGCCACCGCCTTCACCGCCGCAATGCTGGCCGCCAAGCGCGCCGCCGACGCCATCGTCGATGAAGTCGAGGTGCGGCCGATGCAGGTGGGCAAGCCCTTTACGGTCGGGCCCTTCACCGTGGAGCCGATCAATGTGGCGCACTCGATTCCCGAAAGCTGTGCGCTGCTGATCACGACGCCGGTCGGCCGCGTGCTGCATACCGGCGACTGGAAGCTCGATCCGTCGCCCGTGGGCAGCCCGCCGACCGATATCGCGCGGCTCCAGAAGATCGGCGCCGACGAGGGCGCGCCGCCGCTGGCGCTTGTCTGCGACAGCACCAATGCGTTGAAGGACGGCGAGAGCCCGAGCGAAGCGCTGGTCGGCGATACGCTGGCCGCTCTCATTGCGGCCGCGCCATATCGCGTCGCGCTCACCACCTTTGCCTCGAACGTCGGCCGCGTGATTTCCATTGCGCGTGCGGCGGAGAAGGCTGGCAGGCAGGTCGTGCTGTCGGGCAGGGCGCTCCACCGCATCACCGGCATTGCCCGCGAGCTGGGCATGATGGAAGGCATTGCGCCGTTCCTCGATCAGGACGCCTACAAGAGCCTGCCGCGTGACAAGGTCGTGCTGCTCTGCACCGGCTCGCAGGGCGAAGCACGGGCGGCCATCGCCCGCATCGCGCGCGGCGAGCATCCGGCGATCGACCTCAATGCCGGCGACCAGGTGATCTTCTCGTCCTGGGCCATTCCCGGCAATGAGCGCGAAGTCATAGACATCCAGAACCGGCTGATCGACCGCGGCATCGACGTGATCACGCAATCGGACGGGCTCGTGCATACGACCGGCCACCCGCGTCGCGAGGAGCTCAAGCGGCTCTATGATTATGTGAAGCCGCAGGTGCTGGTCCCGGTGCATGGCGAGGCGGCGCACCTGCAGGCCCATGCCCGGCTCGGGCGCGACCATGGCATTGCCAATGTCATCGAAGCCCGCAACGGGGACATGGTGAAACTCTTCCCCGAGGCGATGGCGTATCCCGGCGAAGTGCGCTCGGGCGAGCTCTATCTCGACGGGCTGGTGCTCTGCACCCCCGAGGAAAGTGGGGTGAAAGGCCGCAGGCGACTTTCATTCGGCGGTCATATAGTCGTGAGCTTGGCGGTCAACGCCAGCGGCCAGGTGGTTTCCGGGCCCGAGGCAGTGATAGAAGGACTGCCGGAGGTCGAGGATGACGACGAGAGCATGAGCGATGTCGTCAACAAGACCATCCAGGGCGTCCTGCGCTCCGTGCCGCCGAAGCGGCGGGCGGACGTGGATATGCTCAACAGCGCCATCCACCGGGC
The sequence above is a segment of the Paradevosia shaoguanensis genome. Coding sequences within it:
- the nuoH gene encoding NADH-quinone oxidoreductase subunit NuoH; its protein translation is MDFVVSALNYLLGIPILGWGDTVGFVYKALLLLVALLVFTAFILLADRKVWAAVQIRRGPNVVGAFGLLQSFADLLKFVFKEPMVPAGADKVPFLLAPFVTVLLALSAWAVIPLDQGWVMADINVGILYILAISSLGVYGVIMGGWASNSKYAFLGALRSAAQMVSYEVSIGFVIVTVLLCVGSLNLSDIVIAQREMGLAHMLGVPWLSFLNWFWLPLFPMFIIFFISALAETNRPPFDLPEGESELVAGFMVEYSSTPYVMFMLGEYVSIILMCAMTTILFLGGWSSPIELPPFTWIPGVVWFVIKLCLVFFMFAMVKAFVPRYRYDQLMRLGWKVFLPISLAAVVIVAFVLQLTGWGWHGGVA
- the nuoI gene encoding NADH-quinone oxidoreductase subunit NuoI; translated protein: MRQFLNSLLLKEFVSAFALSMRYFFSPKPTINYPFEKGHVSPRFRGEHALRRYPNGEERCIACKLCEAICPAQAITIEAGPRQNDGTRRTVRYDIDMVKCIYCGFCQEACPVDAIVEGPNFEFATETREELYFSKEKLLANGDRWEREIARNLSLDAPYR
- a CDS encoding NADH-quinone oxidoreductase subunit J; the protein is MTLPLFFFYVFSIIAVASAAMVIFSRNPVHSVLFLILTFVNAAGIFMLAGAEFLALILVVVYVGAVAVLFLFVVMMLDVDFAEMRQGILQYAPIAAVVGIIFLLELLLLAGTFFISPDVMGQAVVPIDATIDNTRALGQVIYTRYVFLFQAAGAVLLVAMIGAIVLTLRHRTSAKRQDIAKQVARGKDSIKVVSVKSGQGL
- the nuoK gene encoding NADH-quinone oxidoreductase subunit NuoK; this encodes MAAAIGLGHFLTVGAILFTLGVFGIFLNRKNVIIILMSIELILLAVNINFVAFSSHLGDLAGQVFALLILTVAAAEAAIGLAILVIFFRNRGSIAVDDINVMKG
- the nuoL gene encoding NADH-quinone oxidoreductase subunit L, with the protein product MIQAIVFLPLIGALIAGLLGRVIGHRTSEYITTGLLIIAALLSWAVFIPYAFGGGAEAEAGHAAATKVEVLRWIQSGALDLRWVLRVDTLTAIMLVVVTTVSSLVHVYSIGYMADDPHRSRFFAYLSFFTFAMLMLVTADNFAQMFFGWEGVGVASYLLIGFWYTRPSANAAAMKAFVVNRVGDFGFLLGIFAAFAVIGSLDFDTVFHSLDSVKDAQFHFLSWDFHAMTVVCLLLFVGAMGKSAQFMLHTWLPDAMEGPTPVSALIHAATMVTAGVFMVARLSPLFELSSVAMTVVLVIGAITAFFAATVGLVQNDIKRVIAYSTCSQLGYMFVALGAGAYSAGMFHLFTHAFFKALLFLGAGSVIHAMHHEQDMRNMGGLAKKIPITYWMMIIGTLALTGVGIPGTPLGFAGFFSKDSIIEAAYGVGGSVGTLAFWLLVVAAMFTSFYSWRLIHLTFHGKPRHDAPAAHDAEPDAHADDHGHGHGSAYDNAHESPNVMLIPLYILAAGAVLAGVVFYDMFFGHVEHITHFFQGSIAVNEHALEAAHESPLWVKWSATVAMVIGFLAAWQMYIRDTAIPKNLAKANPGLYQFLLNKWYFDELYNAIFVRPAFWLGNALWRGFDDWLVDKTIVEGLGNRVKDVTARVVKLQSGYLYHYAFAMLIGVAALLTWAIASGGLLG
- a CDS encoding NADH-quinone oxidoreductase subunit M, giving the protein MTFDNSILTIVTFLPLVGTLLLLFFPGRDEAAANVQRWVALITTLVTFVLTLMVWARFDPSNSGFQMVINVPWIGDSIGYRMGVDGISVLFIPLTGLLMPMCILASWNSVHSRVREYLIVFLVLETLMLGVFATLDGAMFYVFFEGTLLPMFLIIGIWGGARRIQAAYKFFFYTFVGSVLMLLAIMAIYWQAGTLDISKLLTFKFDKGVQVWLWIAFFASFAVKMPMWPFHRWLPEAHVEAPTAGSVILAAILLKLGGYGFLRFSLPMFPDASAQFANFVFVLSIAAIILTSLVALVQTDMKKLIAYSSVAHMGFVTMGIFAGNVYGVQGALFQMISHGIVSGALFFGVGVIYDRMHTREISAYGGLVERMPRYALVFMIFTMANVGLPGTSGFIGEFLTMFGTFQVNTWVTTLAATGVILSAAYALYLYRRIIFGALTKESLMGIMDLDWKEAAILIPLAVLTIFYGIYPAPILDATRSAVDLLVTNYSAAVGAVPAVVAH
- the nuoN gene encoding NADH-quinone oxidoreductase subunit NuoN, giving the protein MNSDITSFASLAPAYPEILVVVGALVLLLIGVFSRKPNTVALSWLAILVLVIAMGLVIWQPAGGIMFSGTFVLDGFARFMKVLVLGGSAFALILSFSTQRENGLDKFEYPVLVMLATAGMMMMVSANDLMSLYVGLELQSLALYVVAAIKRDSEKATEAGLKYFVLGALSSGMLLYGASLIYGFTGHTQLDLITAEIAGGGRNIGVIFGVTFLLAGLAFKISAVPFHMWTPDVYEGAPTPVTAFFASAPKVAAMALLIRLVIESFAPISHDWQQIVIFLSIASMVLAAFAAIGQRNMKRLIAYSSIGHVGFALVGLSSGTQVGVEGVAIYMAIYVIMTVCLFAAILSIRADGQSVEDISDYAGLAQKRPFVAAIMAILMFSLIGLPPLAGFFAKWHVFLAAIEAKLFVLAVIGVLASAISAFYYLRVIKTMYFDEPVRQFDSVPNELTAVMAVTGFFIVTYYLTLGSPLASWAHVASGSLF
- a CDS encoding biotin--[acetyl-CoA-carboxylase] ligase; its protein translation is MKAAQSGDGGPIWFAALQQTAGRGRRGRPWSSPHGNLAASLLIVPDADPNLIATLGFVAGVALNRALATVLPKGKFKTGLDGADGDEDGKRARIALKWPNDVLADGAKLSGILLEAQPLPDGRTAIVMGCGVNVVAAPEGTPYPATSLRDLGADVDAQAVFEALTQAWVDTYTLWDQGRGIAEVLRLWREFAAGIGAPVAVNRHGDIVRGIFETIDDAGRLVVRADDDTRITITAGDVHFGTTASAAP
- a CDS encoding ribonuclease J, which gives rise to MKKPLTDELVFVPLGGVGEIGMNMGAYGFGPANRRKWIVVDCGVSFGGPDLPGIELIMANPEFLEENADDVLALILTHSHEDHYGAVLDLWPGFEKPVYATAFTAAMLAAKRAADAIVDEVEVRPMQVGKPFTVGPFTVEPINVAHSIPESCALLITTPVGRVLHTGDWKLDPSPVGSPPTDIARLQKIGADEGAPPLALVCDSTNALKDGESPSEALVGDTLAALIAAAPYRVALTTFASNVGRVISIARAAEKAGRQVVLSGRALHRITGIARELGMMEGIAPFLDQDAYKSLPRDKVVLLCTGSQGEARAAIARIARGEHPAIDLNAGDQVIFSSWAIPGNEREVIDIQNRLIDRGIDVITQSDGLVHTTGHPRREELKRLYDYVKPQVLVPVHGEAAHLQAHARLGRDHGIANVIEARNGDMVKLFPEAMAYPGEVRSGELYLDGLVLCTPEESGVKGRRRLSFGGHIVVSLAVNASGQVVSGPEAVIEGLPEVEDDDESMSDVVNKTIQGVLRSVPPKRRADVDMLNSAIHRAVRSEVNAFWGRKPNVTVFVHRV